A window of Prolixibacter sp. SD074 contains these coding sequences:
- a CDS encoding transposase — translation MEIESLLRYLLPQEIFEYFDLIDFKEVEGGQLELHLNEKSIKPLEHADKELVSNGFDEPVRIQDFPLRDKTVYFVVRRRKWKDKHTGKIYSSRWDLIAKGTSYTKEFAAFLKGLLGQIPDKFE, via the coding sequence ATGGAAATAGAAAGCTTACTACGTTACTTATTGCCCCAGGAAATATTTGAATACTTTGATTTGATTGATTTCAAGGAAGTAGAAGGTGGACAATTAGAGCTACATTTAAATGAAAAGTCAATTAAGCCCTTGGAGCACGCTGATAAAGAGCTGGTTTCAAATGGATTCGACGAGCCTGTCCGTATCCAAGATTTTCCGTTAAGGGACAAGACAGTCTATTTTGTCGTCAGGCGACGAAAATGGAAGGACAAGCACACAGGAAAGATCTATAGTTCCCGATGGGATTTAATAGCCAAAGGCACCAGCTACACCAAAGAGTTTGCTGCTTTTTTAAAAGGGTTACTTGGACAAATACCCGATAAGTTCGAATAG
- a CDS encoding transposase gives MSIDETALTNGELYTVVTNKAGKGKKGSLVAMIEGTEAGKVIEVLDKISEEERNAVEEVTLDMASSMRKIVKSCFPKASRVIDRFHVQKLAYDALQEIRIKHRWDAINEETNAIENAKADGVKYIPEVLSNGDTKKQLLARSRYLLFKSGDKWTDKQKKRAAVLFELYPDIKEAYSLTHSLRMIFLKNTDKKVAYTKMARWFNDVTESGFKSFNTISATFYAHYPEILNFFDNRSTNASAESFNAKLKAFRATQRGVVDIEFFLFRVAKIYA, from the coding sequence TTGAGTATCGATGAAACAGCACTTACCAATGGAGAACTTTACACCGTGGTGACCAATAAGGCAGGGAAAGGGAAAAAGGGCTCTTTAGTGGCCATGATAGAAGGGACAGAGGCAGGGAAAGTTATTGAAGTTTTAGATAAGATATCAGAAGAAGAAAGAAATGCAGTTGAAGAGGTAACACTGGATATGGCCAGTTCCATGCGAAAAATAGTAAAAAGTTGTTTTCCAAAAGCCAGCCGGGTTATTGACCGCTTTCATGTCCAGAAACTGGCCTATGATGCATTGCAGGAGATACGTATCAAACACCGTTGGGATGCCATTAATGAAGAAACCAATGCAATTGAAAATGCAAAAGCTGATGGCGTAAAATATATCCCTGAAGTTTTAAGCAATGGAGACACTAAAAAACAACTTCTGGCCCGTAGCCGGTATTTATTGTTTAAATCAGGGGATAAATGGACTGACAAGCAAAAGAAAAGAGCTGCTGTATTGTTTGAGCTTTATCCCGACATTAAAGAAGCATATTCCCTGACACATTCATTAAGAATGATATTTTTGAAAAACACGGACAAGAAAGTAGCTTATACTAAAATGGCCAGGTGGTTCAACGATGTTACTGAATCCGGTTTTAAATCTTTCAATACCATATCTGCTACATTCTATGCGCATTATCCTGAAATATTAAACTTCTTTGACAACCGAAGCACTAATGCTTCTGCTGAATCATTTAATGCCAAACTTAAAGCTTTCCGTGCAACTCAAAGAGGAGTTGTCGATATTGAATTTTTCCTTTTCAGAGTGGCTAAGATTTATGCGTAA
- the nagB gene encoding glucosamine-6-phosphate deaminase: protein MDLSKKLQSDNPVFYGFGEYAPTNLTHRDMLTKYEKIPTYIYPEGKDVSQVVADEIADSIKKEQQKGGKCVLGLPTGSTQLGIYAELVRKHKEEGLSFNNVVTFNIDEYYPMSPHSIHSYNNYMHRHLYDHVDIPEENIHIPDGTIMFDSVHDYCREYERLIKEAGGIDVMLLGIGRTGHIGFNEPGSGRNTRTRIITLDPVTRQEEATEFQGFINVPRRAITMGVDTILESRKIILVALGESKARVIQKTVEEDPDSEVPASFIQEHHNVKIVLDSGASSQLVRVRTPWLVDNMDWNDDRLVRKAVVWLCKQAKKPILKLTGKDYNDFGLSDLLATAGSPYRINIKVFNDLQHTITGWPGGKPKVDDSNRPERAEPAKKRIVIFSPHPDDDVISMGGTLLRLVEQGHDVHVAYQVSGNFAVADEYISRYLDFHHEYADFYDSGNKKAKEQKEKVLSFLKNKKDNEVDIPDVRKAKGLIRRMEARSALRYFGIPDSHIHFLDLPFYESGRRQKNPIGEEDVKIVMNLLDEVKPHQIFAAGDLSDPHGTHRVCLDTIFITLEHMRKEKDWMQDCWLWLYRGAWAEWEADEIEMAVPISPIELARKRDAILRHQSQKEGAMFMGEDEREFWQRAEQRNRATARLYDQLGMAEYEAMEAFVKYYP from the coding sequence ATGGACTTAAGTAAAAAGTTACAGAGCGACAATCCGGTTTTTTACGGATTTGGCGAGTATGCCCCAACCAATTTGACTCACCGGGACATGCTCACGAAATATGAAAAAATTCCCACCTACATCTATCCCGAAGGAAAAGATGTTTCGCAGGTGGTCGCCGATGAGATTGCCGACTCCATTAAGAAGGAACAACAAAAAGGGGGAAAATGTGTATTGGGATTACCCACCGGTTCGACTCAACTGGGGATCTATGCCGAACTGGTTCGTAAGCACAAAGAAGAGGGACTGAGCTTCAACAATGTTGTCACTTTTAACATTGACGAGTACTACCCCATGTCACCCCATTCCATTCACAGTTACAACAACTACATGCATCGGCACCTTTACGATCATGTAGACATCCCGGAAGAGAACATTCACATTCCGGATGGCACCATCATGTTTGACTCCGTGCATGATTACTGCCGTGAATACGAGAGACTGATCAAAGAAGCTGGCGGCATCGATGTGATGTTACTGGGCATTGGCCGCACCGGTCACATTGGTTTCAACGAACCCGGTTCAGGACGAAATACCCGTACCCGGATTATTACGCTTGACCCGGTAACCCGACAGGAGGAAGCGACAGAATTCCAGGGATTCATCAATGTTCCCCGACGTGCCATTACCATGGGAGTAGATACCATCCTGGAATCGCGGAAAATTATCCTGGTAGCGCTGGGCGAATCCAAAGCACGGGTGATTCAAAAGACCGTGGAAGAAGATCCGGATAGTGAAGTACCGGCCTCTTTTATTCAGGAACATCACAATGTTAAGATTGTGCTTGATAGCGGCGCCAGTTCACAGCTCGTCAGGGTACGTACCCCCTGGCTGGTCGACAACATGGACTGGAACGACGATCGGCTGGTACGCAAGGCGGTGGTTTGGTTGTGTAAACAAGCGAAGAAGCCCATCCTGAAGCTGACCGGCAAGGATTACAACGATTTTGGTTTGAGCGATTTGCTGGCGACGGCAGGTTCTCCCTACCGAATCAACATCAAGGTATTTAACGATTTACAGCATACCATCACCGGATGGCCCGGCGGAAAACCGAAGGTCGACGATTCGAACCGTCCGGAGAGAGCTGAACCGGCGAAGAAACGTATCGTCATTTTCAGTCCGCACCCCGACGATGATGTTATCTCGATGGGAGGAACATTGCTTCGCCTGGTGGAACAGGGACACGATGTACACGTTGCTTACCAGGTATCGGGTAATTTCGCGGTAGCGGATGAATACATTTCCCGTTACCTCGATTTCCATCATGAATATGCTGACTTTTACGATTCGGGAAATAAGAAAGCCAAAGAACAAAAAGAAAAAGTTCTTTCGTTCCTGAAAAATAAAAAAGACAACGAAGTGGATATTCCGGACGTAAGAAAGGCCAAAGGCTTAATTCGCCGGATGGAAGCCCGGTCCGCATTGCGTTATTTCGGCATTCCTGATTCGCACATTCATTTTCTCGATCTTCCTTTCTATGAATCCGGAAGACGACAGAAAAATCCGATTGGCGAAGAAGATGTCAAAATTGTCATGAACCTGCTTGACGAGGTGAAACCTCACCAGATTTTTGCTGCCGGTGATTTATCCGACCCACACGGAACGCACCGTGTCTGCCTCGATACCATATTTATAACACTTGAGCACATGCGAAAAGAAAAAGACTGGATGCAAGATTGCTGGCTTTGGCTTTATCGTGGTGCCTGGGCTGAATGGGAGGCTGACGAAATTGAAATGGCTGTTCCGATTAGTCCCATCGAGCTGGCGAGAAAACGCGACGCAATTTTGCGTCACCAGTCACAAAAAGAGGGCGCCATGTTTATGGGTGAAGACGAACGCGAGTTCTGGCAGCGCGCCGAACAGCGAAACAGGGCAACCGCAAGGCTTTACGACCAATTGGGCATGGCCGAGTACGAAGCCATGGAGGCCTTTGTTAAGTACTATCCGTGA
- a CDS encoding DUF4294 domain-containing protein yields MHRIHQLILTSVICLILSTGLFSRVSAQDSSATNYLAHIDTVLTKYDLTSDSLLHINLKSIDIIPPFKFKNHHQEKKYDKLIEDVKKTYPLAMIVSKELNRVKKELDQVYTTPAHRKKYMKWYQHYIKETYMDTLKTLNLRQGRLLLKLIDRETGETAYDLLKEYRGGGQAFLWNSLAFLTGSSLKSEFDPEEDAMLNNIIRRYEAGEFH; encoded by the coding sequence ATGCACCGCATACACCAATTGATATTGACCTCTGTCATTTGTTTGATTCTGAGCACTGGCTTGTTCAGCAGGGTATCAGCGCAGGATAGTTCGGCTACAAACTATTTGGCTCACATTGATACCGTATTGACTAAATATGATTTGACCAGCGATAGTCTGTTGCACATCAATCTGAAATCGATTGACATCATTCCTCCTTTTAAATTCAAGAACCATCATCAGGAAAAGAAATACGATAAGTTGATTGAGGATGTGAAGAAGACGTATCCGCTTGCCATGATTGTCAGCAAAGAGCTTAACCGGGTAAAGAAGGAGCTCGACCAGGTTTATACTACTCCCGCCCACCGGAAAAAATACATGAAATGGTACCAGCATTATATCAAGGAAACTTACATGGACACCCTGAAAACATTGAACCTGCGCCAGGGGCGGTTATTACTCAAACTTATCGACAGGGAAACCGGCGAGACTGCATACGATCTTCTGAAGGAATACCGCGGGGGCGGACAAGCCTTTTTGTGGAATTCACTGGCCTTTCTCACCGGCTCCAGTTTAAAATCGGAATTTGATCCGGAAGAAGATGCCATGTTGAACAATATCATTCGTCGGTACGAGGCCGGAGAGTTTCATTAA
- the mfd gene encoding transcription-repair coupling factor, whose protein sequence is MKREQLIDFYAQHPGARALAGQLGTPSGQKLHAKGLNGSAPSVVMAALFQKKPFGALMLLSDREEAAYFYDDLQTLGLEEHLLFFPSSYKRSVQYEKIESEHIILRTDVLNHLVEAEGQFIVVSYPEAVMEKVISGKGLEKNTLTVRVGEKLSISFINEVLFEYGFERVDFVYEPGQYSIRGSIIDIFSFAHEDPYRIDFFGDDVETIRTFDIENQISKDALKKISIIPNIQEGLQEEERISFFEFLKDDTLLITDDLRFSAERMTELYKSAREKNLETGFPADNLIISGNTLLERAEALTCVEIGPKAYFKSQEIPFHIKPQPVFNKNFNLLGDNLRENSQLGYLNIILSSSAKQVERLHAIFEDKGDPQEFDSLPFALKEGFIDHDLKLCCYTDHQIFERYHRFKLRSKKSARQAITLKELAKLHPGDYVVHVDHGIGKFAGLVRTEEDGKMQEAIRLIYRDNDSLLVSIHSLHRISKYKGKDGTEPKINKLGTAAWQNLKNKTKKKVKDIARELIGLYAHRKAEDGFAFARDSFMQQELEASFIYEDTPDQLKATIATKEDMEKTMPMDRLICGDVGFGKTEIAIRAAFKAVADSKQVAVLVPTTILAFQHFKTFNERLSDFPCRIEYISRLRKPAEVRRILKEVTEGKVDIVIGTHRLVGKDVKFKDLGLLIIDEEQKFGVSVKEKLKHLKINVDTLTLTATPIPRTLQFSLMGARDLSIINTPPPNRFPINTEVHGFNEDIIREAITYEVERGGQVFFINNRVQNIYEVETLIRRIVPGVRTVVGHGQMKGAQLEKVMLDFIDGKFDVLIATTIIESGLDIPNANTIIINQAHNFGLSELHQLRGRVGRSNKKAFCYLLAPPMTSMTPEARRRLQAIEEFSDLGSGFSIAMQDLDIRGAGNLLGAEQSGFIADIGFETYHRILNEAIQELKHEEFQQLYKEEESREANEAFLNLRFVNDCQVDTDLELLFPEGYISSISERMLLYRELDNIENNGALEEFRAQLVDRFGKLPDSTVELLEVVRLRWTAIELNIEKIILKNKKMICYLPSDQQSPFYQTALFGNILQWLQTHPKKCRIKESKGKLSIIFGEVTSIQHAVTLLNEIAESVIPGKVETN, encoded by the coding sequence TTGAAACGCGAACAGTTAATTGATTTTTATGCGCAACATCCGGGGGCCCGGGCACTGGCAGGGCAACTCGGAACGCCTTCGGGACAAAAGCTACATGCCAAAGGACTGAACGGCTCCGCACCATCCGTCGTGATGGCAGCCCTCTTCCAAAAGAAACCGTTTGGCGCACTCATGCTCCTGAGCGACCGGGAAGAGGCAGCCTATTTTTACGACGATTTGCAAACCCTGGGCCTGGAAGAACACTTGCTCTTCTTCCCTTCGTCCTACAAGCGCAGCGTTCAATACGAAAAAATCGAAAGTGAGCACATCATCCTGCGTACTGATGTACTGAACCACCTGGTGGAAGCTGAAGGACAGTTCATCGTGGTTTCGTACCCGGAAGCGGTGATGGAGAAGGTTATCTCAGGAAAAGGGTTGGAAAAAAACACGCTGACGGTTCGTGTGGGCGAAAAACTTTCTATCTCGTTTATTAACGAAGTGTTGTTCGAATACGGTTTCGAGCGGGTCGATTTTGTGTACGAGCCCGGACAATATTCTATCCGCGGTTCCATTATCGACATTTTCTCCTTCGCTCACGAAGATCCGTACCGAATCGATTTCTTTGGCGATGACGTGGAAACAATACGCACCTTCGACATCGAGAACCAGATTTCGAAGGATGCCTTGAAAAAGATTTCCATAATCCCCAACATACAGGAAGGATTGCAGGAGGAAGAACGGATTTCGTTTTTCGAATTCCTGAAAGATGACACACTGCTGATCACCGATGATTTGCGCTTCAGCGCCGAACGGATGACCGAATTATACAAAAGTGCCCGGGAGAAAAACCTGGAAACCGGTTTTCCGGCAGACAATTTAATCATTAGCGGAAACACGCTGCTGGAACGGGCTGAAGCATTAACTTGCGTCGAAATAGGACCGAAGGCATATTTCAAATCGCAGGAAATTCCGTTTCACATCAAACCCCAACCGGTTTTTAACAAAAATTTTAATCTGCTGGGCGATAACCTGCGTGAAAATTCCCAACTCGGTTACCTGAATATCATCCTGTCGTCGAGCGCGAAACAGGTGGAACGCCTTCACGCCATTTTTGAAGACAAAGGTGATCCGCAGGAGTTCGACAGCCTTCCGTTTGCCCTGAAAGAGGGTTTTATCGACCACGATCTGAAACTTTGCTGCTACACCGACCACCAGATTTTCGAGCGCTATCACCGGTTCAAGCTGCGTTCGAAGAAATCGGCGCGACAGGCCATTACGCTCAAGGAGTTGGCCAAGTTGCATCCCGGGGACTACGTGGTGCACGTCGATCACGGCATCGGAAAATTTGCCGGGTTGGTCAGGACCGAGGAAGACGGCAAAATGCAGGAAGCCATCCGGCTGATCTATCGCGACAACGACTCGCTGCTGGTGAGCATTCATTCGCTGCACCGCATTTCGAAATACAAAGGGAAAGACGGCACCGAACCCAAAATCAACAAATTGGGAACCGCTGCCTGGCAAAACCTAAAAAACAAAACCAAGAAAAAGGTCAAGGATATTGCCCGCGAATTGATTGGTTTATATGCTCACCGCAAAGCGGAAGACGGCTTTGCTTTTGCCCGCGACTCTTTTATGCAACAAGAGCTGGAAGCGAGTTTTATATACGAAGACACGCCCGACCAGTTGAAAGCCACAATTGCCACCAAAGAAGACATGGAGAAAACCATGCCGATGGACCGGCTCATATGTGGCGATGTGGGTTTTGGTAAAACCGAAATCGCTATTCGGGCCGCTTTCAAAGCCGTTGCGGACAGTAAACAGGTCGCTGTTTTGGTCCCGACTACCATTCTGGCCTTTCAGCATTTCAAAACCTTCAACGAAAGGTTGAGTGATTTCCCCTGCCGCATCGAATACATCAGCCGGTTGCGCAAGCCTGCCGAGGTAAGGCGTATCCTGAAAGAGGTAACCGAGGGGAAAGTCGATATTGTCATCGGAACACACCGTTTGGTGGGAAAGGATGTCAAATTCAAAGACCTCGGGCTGTTGATTATTGACGAAGAGCAAAAATTCGGAGTTTCCGTGAAGGAAAAACTGAAACACCTAAAGATAAATGTTGATACGCTGACGCTGACGGCTACGCCAATTCCCCGGACGCTGCAGTTTTCACTGATGGGAGCGCGCGATCTGTCCATCATCAATACGCCGCCGCCCAACCGGTTTCCTATCAACACCGAAGTGCACGGTTTCAACGAAGATATCATCCGCGAGGCCATTACCTATGAAGTGGAACGTGGCGGCCAGGTATTCTTTATCAACAACCGGGTGCAGAATATTTACGAGGTGGAAACGCTTATCAGGCGCATTGTTCCGGGTGTGCGCACCGTTGTAGGCCATGGCCAGATGAAAGGTGCACAGCTGGAAAAAGTGATGCTCGACTTTATCGACGGAAAATTTGATGTGCTCATTGCCACCACCATTATCGAGTCGGGACTCGACATTCCGAATGCCAATACCATCATAATCAACCAGGCGCATAACTTCGGTTTGAGCGAACTGCACCAGTTGCGCGGACGCGTGGGACGTTCGAACAAAAAGGCTTTCTGTTACCTGCTTGCTCCACCGATGACCAGCATGACACCCGAAGCACGGCGAAGGTTACAGGCCATCGAAGAATTCTCCGATTTGGGCAGCGGTTTCAGCATCGCCATGCAGGATTTGGATATCCGGGGAGCCGGCAACCTGTTGGGAGCCGAGCAAAGCGGTTTTATTGCCGATATCGGTTTCGAAACGTACCACCGCATCCTGAACGAAGCAATTCAGGAACTAAAGCATGAAGAATTCCAGCAGCTATACAAGGAGGAAGAATCGCGCGAAGCCAATGAAGCATTCCTCAACCTTCGATTTGTGAACGATTGCCAGGTGGATACCGATTTGGAACTGCTTTTCCCCGAAGGTTATATTTCCAGCATTTCAGAGCGAATGTTGCTTTATCGCGAACTGGACAACATTGAGAACAACGGGGCATTAGAGGAATTCCGTGCCCAGCTCGTCGATCGCTTTGGGAAATTACCCGATTCAACGGTCGAGTTACTGGAAGTGGTCCGCCTCCGCTGGACAGCCATTGAGCTGAACATCGAGAAGATTATTCTGAAGAACAAGAAGATGATTTGCTATTTGCCGTCTGACCAGCAATCACCGTTTTACCAGACAGCCTTGTTCGGGAATATACTGCAATGGCTTCAGACACATCCAAAGAAATGCCGGATCAAGGAATCGAAGGGAAAACTTAGCATTATCTTCGGCGAGGTAACTTCCATTCAACATGCCGTTACGCTATTGAATGAAATTGCTGAGAGTGTTATTCCCGGTAAGGTGGAAACCAATTGA